One segment of Hippopotamus amphibius kiboko isolate mHipAmp2 chromosome 4, mHipAmp2.hap2, whole genome shotgun sequence DNA contains the following:
- the PIGH gene encoding phosphatidylinositol N-acetylglucosaminyltransferase subunit H isoform X1, giving the protein MEDEQSFSDICGGRLALQRRYYSPSCLEFCLSCPRISLRSLTAVTCSVWLAAYGLFTLCENSMILSAAIFITLLGLLGYLHFVKIDHETLLIIDSLGIQMTSSYASGKESTTFIEMGKVKDVVINEAIYMQKVIYYLCILLKDPVKPHGISQVVPLFQSAKPRLDCLIEVYRSCQEILAHQKATSTSP; this is encoded by the exons ATGGAGGACGAGCAGAGCTTCTCAGATATCTGCGGCGGCCGCCTGGCCCTGCAGCGCCGCTACTACTCCCCGTCCTGCCTGGAGTTCTGCCTCAGCTGCCCTCGGATCTCCTTGCGCTCGCTCACCGCTGTCACCTGCAGCGTGTGGCTAGCGGCCTACGGACTCTTCACCCTCTGCGAG AACAGCATGATCCTCTCTGCTGCCATCTTCATCACCCTCTTAGGCCTGCTTGGTTACCTCCATTTTGTGAAGATTGATCACGAAACTCTGTTAATCATTGATTCCCTTGGCATCCAGATGACCTCATCCTATGCCTCAGGCAAAGAAAGCACCACCTTCATTGAGATGGGCAAGGTGAAGGATGTTGTTATTAATGAGGCTATTTACATG CAAAAGGTGATTTACTACCTCTGCATTTTATTGAAGGATCCAGTGAAACCACATGGGATATCTCAAGTAGTACCTCTCTTCCAG AGTGCCAAGCCCCGGCTGGACTGCTTGATTGAAGTGTACAGGAGCTGCCAGGAGATCCTGGCACACCAGAAAGCCACGTCAACAAGCCCGTGA
- the PIGH gene encoding phosphatidylinositol N-acetylglucosaminyltransferase subunit H isoform X2, which translates to MEDEQSFSDICGGRLALQRRYYSPSCLEFCLSCPRISLRSLTAVTCSVWLAAYGLFTLCENSMILSAAIFITLLGLLGYLHFVKIDHETLLIIDSLGIQMTSSYASGKESTTFIEMGKVKDVVINEAIYMDPVKPHGISQVVPLFQSAKPRLDCLIEVYRSCQEILAHQKATSTSP; encoded by the exons ATGGAGGACGAGCAGAGCTTCTCAGATATCTGCGGCGGCCGCCTGGCCCTGCAGCGCCGCTACTACTCCCCGTCCTGCCTGGAGTTCTGCCTCAGCTGCCCTCGGATCTCCTTGCGCTCGCTCACCGCTGTCACCTGCAGCGTGTGGCTAGCGGCCTACGGACTCTTCACCCTCTGCGAG AACAGCATGATCCTCTCTGCTGCCATCTTCATCACCCTCTTAGGCCTGCTTGGTTACCTCCATTTTGTGAAGATTGATCACGAAACTCTGTTAATCATTGATTCCCTTGGCATCCAGATGACCTCATCCTATGCCTCAGGCAAAGAAAGCACCACCTTCATTGAGATGGGCAAGGTGAAGGATGTTGTTATTAATGAGGCTATTTACATG GATCCAGTGAAACCACATGGGATATCTCAAGTAGTACCTCTCTTCCAG AGTGCCAAGCCCCGGCTGGACTGCTTGATTGAAGTGTACAGGAGCTGCCAGGAGATCCTGGCACACCAGAAAGCCACGTCAACAAGCCCGTGA